The genomic region TAAATACGGGCCTCATGCTTTTAACCCCAccagaacaaaagaaaaacactcATAATTGCAAGTGGACTGAAGCAAAAAGAGGATCTTTGGTGAAACTTGATTTTTCATAGATGTAATGTATACATGGATCTATGTACAAGTTACTGTATTATCAAACCAGGTACAACATACTCTCAACCACCGGTGAGCTTTTAGCTTAACGGGGCGCCCGTTCCATACCTTTTGTACAGAATTGAGTAAATTTACGGTACAAACTGCTTGCTTCTCGATTTAAATGTTAGTATCGCAGAACTTTCCGTGAATCCTATTCTGAACGGCTCTGACGGCAGCAACTCTTGCAGCAGTAGCAGCCCTGTTTGCAGCAGTCACAGCCTTGTTCACTTTCTCATCTACCCGGCGAAGGTGACTTGCGTTTTCAGCAGTTTGCCTAGCAGCCTGCAAAAGTAGAAGAGTTTAAGAAAGAGTCTGGCTTGAAATGCTTTTTGTGTGATATAGTTAATGACAATAAGTCTGATGTACCTGAACTGCTCGAAGGACTGCATCAGTTAGAGGGGGAAGAGGAGTCAAAAGATTGCCACCATCCCATTCACCACATCTCATCTCACCGTTGCGGAAAGTATACATGCCATAACCTTGCTTGCGCCCTTCATGCCATGATCCTTCATAACAGTGTCCATTGGCAAAATGATAGACTCCAAAACCATGGattttgtctccaaaataCTCCCCAGCATATCTATCTCGATTCCTATGACATAATATTGAAGTTGCATCAGTAGGATGTAGTATCTAATTGAACAACTGAATGATTACATCAACCAGTGTTTTGGAATATTGGTATACTTCTGGTGGAGCTTCCAAACGTATTGACGGATAAGACACGAAACTCAAATCCAAACTTGTGCACTCAACATCATTAATCTCAAACTAgcatttaattataagatcGCCTACCGGAGGACCACATAACTACACGGCGgaaaagattttgaatttgtagtacaatatttcaaaagtCAAATCATTTTTGGTTGCTACTTTTTCAAGAGCATCCAACTAACACTGTGCAACTTATTTATGAGAAAATCGACTGTATCTAGAAACACAAAGAGAAACTTGAAAGTTACCAATTTCAAATACAAGCAATTAAGGTATTGGATAATCTCTTATTAAGAAAGACTTTATGCACAAAACACAGCAATTGCATTTTTCAgaaaacgaaaaagaaaagaacgaTCTTCCTCTCCTCCAACCTGATAAGATCTTAAGCATACTAAACTATCCTACAATTTAATCAAACTCATGCTTCTCCACAACCAAACTTAAACATCATATCAAGTGAACAACAGATCCCACATACAACTTCAcgtattaaacaaaattttaagaactgaaagaggaaaaacagAAGAACCAAACTAAAAGAAACAAGGGCCAACGAGATCAAATTATCACCTGAAATGGTAACGTCCAAGGCCATGTTTAACCCCACACTTGAACTCCCCAATGTAACAGCTTCCATCAGCACAAGACTGGACTCCAATCCCGTGACTTTGTCCGCTGCACCACTCTCCAGCATATGTATCCCCTGTATAAAACTGATAAACCCCATACCCATGCCTCAATCCCTGCCGATATTGCCCTCTATATCTACTTCCCCTAGCCCAACTTTCAATCCCATAACCATCGTACCTCCCATCAACCCAATCCCCTTCATACCTCCCATTTACGATGTAATTATACACTCCACTTCCGTTACACTTTCCCTTGTGAAACTCTCCCTCATAGAAATCACCATTGCTATAGAACTCCACCCCCTCTATTACAACATTCCTAATACTACTCTCCTTATtgttttgttgctttctttccaTGTTTAAATTTGACTCGCCGATGAACCATTGCACCGTTTTTGAATGATTCTTGGAAGTAAAACAAGAAAGCCCAAATCTTTTCCCATACTCATCACACAATTGCTTGCAGAAGTTGAAATTTTCGTTGAGTAGAGCCTTGTTCTTCGAGACAAAAAACAGCAAAACCGCGACAAATATTAAAGCTAAAAGTAAATTCTCCGAGGTGGACATGTCATCCCAGTTGCAAAAGGCGAAAAGGGTGTAAGCTGAGAGCAAGAGAACGGAAAGAACCGGTGCGAAACGCGCAGAACCGGATCGAACAGGTGGCGTACTAGGTTTGCTGTGGGGCTTTTGCTCCTCGAGGTCTTCTGTTTCTTGATCAGGTGTGATCTCGCTAACGGAAGATAAACTGTGGATTGATGACCGGATGGTAGGGGAAGACCGGAGTAGTGAAGAGTTGGACCTTGTAAGCTTCGCCTGGCTTCTCTGACTGTCCATTGCCAAGTGAAGTCCTCTAATTCAATCTCCGGCGAAGGATCTTTTTCCAGCTAGTGTGTCCAGCTCCTGTACCTAGATATTCTTATCATGTACTGGAACACCGGTTTCATCTCCGGCGTTGGCGCAGGATAAGCAGTGAAGCAGGGGCGTAGTTCAAGTTTGAAAGGAAAATGCTGTGTGAGAGAAAGGCACAGAGCagtttgagagagagagagagagagagagagagaaagcagTCCCAGTACAGGAATTGTACAGAGTGGACCGGGCCCAATGTGGAGGCATATATTTATACGGAGAAAGGCGATGTGGTGGGACCACCTGTCATTTATATCGACCGTAGATGGAAGATCTTTGGTGGATATTGGCCCTAGTTTCAACTGTCCGATGGCGGACTTCCCTGTAATGACGGATAGACATGGCCGTCGGATCTAGATTCGCACTTTTgcctttatatattttcctcacctttttgttttcccaacaaaataaaataagcatcaaattttaatgaatttttctaaataaaaattaaatttccaaacatttctttaaaagaatatattaacaGTACGTGGGTCTTtcatgaatattttaaaatatattacaaataaaaataaaatatgttaattgaataattaaatattaataaaaaaatttaaaattaagtgaattaattatttaatcaattaaagaatataatttaaatcacaaaatattaatataaggaTGTCAAGATCGccagtttatatttattgaataatattatagatataaGAAATTGTTAGGAGTGTGTTTAGATCCAAATGTAGGGCGGAGCTTTTTGGAAGTTGTACTTAATACCAAAAGCTGTCCAAGCAAAAAGCAGagttatatatactttttcagCAATGcattaaattaccaaaaatttggtttaattaacTATCATTTATTGCTCCCACAtatttggtaattattaaCAATTGGGTAATAGTGGTTTATGACAATTGATGTAGACATCTTGGAGTTACGTTTTATGACAAAAcaatactaaataattatacagaGAGTCAAAAAAAGAGATGTAATTACTTAGAATTGTTTCAGCTAATCAATTTTACTTGTGTTTATGAGTTGAGTGATTATTGCATGTCAATTCAATAATTGCAATTCTTTTGTTCATTCATAAGTTAATAACTCTATTGTCATCATCACTTAAAAAAAGAGGTAcaacaacttaatttattaagaaattatGGATATAATTCTGTCTCAAGTCTGACACCAAATAGGGTAGCAAGGAGTAAATCCCAATTCCacgaaaattatttcaaacaatTTCTTGATCAAATGGAAAGCAAATTCCTATTCTGGGCACCTACATGCACACAACACAACTGCAATGCCTACCAAATCAGAGGGGTATTACTTCTTCTTTAGCTTCTCCTTCATCCTCTCCACTGCACTTCTTAGAGTCTCTTCTTCTTTGCAGAAAGTAAACCTCACAAGGTTCTTCCCATCTTCTGCATTCAAATAGAAGACGCTCGTCGGGATTGCTACCACACCCACTTCCTTGATTAGATACTCACAGAATGCAATGTCGTTTTCGTGCCCGAATGGGGTATGATCCACCACCACGAAGTAGGTTCCACTCGAGGGGTAGACCGTGAAACCCACAGACTTCAAACCCTCCACAAGGATAGCCTTTTTGGCTTTATAGTCCCTTTTCAGCTCCTCATAGTAAGAATCAGGAGCTCTGAGGGCCGTAGCTGCAGCATATTGCATTGGAGTGGATGTTGCAAAGGTGAGAAAAGCATGCGCCTGCCTTACACCCCACGTCAAGTGGGGAGGAGCAATAGCCCAACCGATTTTCCAGCCTGTTAGTGAGAAAGTCTTCCCCAAAGAATTGAGAGTCACAGTCCGCTCGAACATCCCAGGAACCGAAGCAATGGAAATGTGATCCATTTCAAAAGCTAACTTGTCATAAACTTCATCGGAGAAAACCAATATGTCATTCTCTATGCATAAGGTGGCAATGGCGTTAAGTTCTTCCCTGGTGAACATTTTTCCTGTGGGGTTATGTGGAGTGTTCATCAGGATTGCACGAGTGTTTTTTGAGACTATGGATTTAAGTTCATCGATGGGAACGGAAAAATTTGGGGGCCGCAGGGTGACGCACTTTATTTTAGCACCAGCCATGGACAGTGTCGCTTCATAGGAATCATAGAAGGGAGCAAAGATGATGACTTCATCACCAGGGTTTATTAAGCCTAACATTGTGGCAGCTATTGCTTCTGTGCATCCGGAGGTGACAGTAACTTCCTTTTCAGGATCAACCACAAGTCCAGTGTCTTTCTTGAAACGTTCAGCCACAGCAGAGTTCAAGTCAGGAACTCCGTACCCACGAGCATATTGATTTTTACCATCCCTAGTGGCCTGAATAGCTGCTTCTTTGACAAACTCTGGTCCATCAAAATTGGGAAAGCCCTGTCCAAGATTAATAGCACCGTGTTTGATGGCGAGGCTACTCATTTGTGTGaaaattgtagttttgaactTCTCCAAGCGCTTCGCAACCTGAAAATGCAACTCATAGAATCAAAACTGGTCCAATTTATGACACAAATAATTACGAGAAACCAAGACATCAGAAGAGTTCGTTCGTCAATCTGTAGCTGTAATTTGATAGATGTCGTAAGATTCATCAATCTTTAGCTGCATCCTATAGCACTTAATTTAATAGGATTTATTGGAAGGTTTT from Sesamum indicum cultivar Zhongzhi No. 13 linkage group LG3, S_indicum_v1.0, whole genome shotgun sequence harbors:
- the LOC105159483 gene encoding uncharacterized protein LOC105159483, whose product is MDSQRSQAKLTRSNSSLLRSSPTIRSSIHSLSSVSEITPDQETEDLEEQKPHSKPSTPPVRSGSARFAPVLSVLLLSAYTLFAFCNWDDMSTSENLLLALIFVAVLLFFVSKNKALLNENFNFCKQLCDEYGKRFGLSCFTSKNHSKTVQWFIGESNLNMERKQQNNKESSIRNVVIEGVEFYSNGDFYEGEFHKGKCNGSGVYNYIVNGRYEGDWVDGRYDGYGIESWARGSRYRGQYRQGLRHGYGVYQFYTGDTYAGEWCSGQSHGIGVQSCADGSCYIGEFKCGVKHGLGRYHFRNRDRYAGEYFGDKIHGFGVYHFANGHCYEGSWHEGRKQGYGMYTFRNGEMRCGEWDGGNLLTPLPPLTDAVLRAVQAARQTAENASHLRRVDEKVNKAVTAANRAATAARVAAVRAVQNRIHGKFCDTNI
- the LOC105159484 gene encoding uncharacterized protein LOC105159484, with amino-acid sequence MIHPVSFRYKPSHCIWTSSHEMLKPCVLKPYKFCQILRKNTGISSGVNFVLNSCCCISRIPPIMASGVSTTPSTQQEPVSTQNGSAQNTAPRPLQVAKRLEKFKTTIFTQMSSLAIKHGAINLGQGFPNFDGPEFVKEAAIQATRDGKNQYARGYGVPDLNSAVAERFKKDTGLVVDPEKEVTVTSGCTEAIAATMLGLINPGDEVIIFAPFYDSYEATLSMAGAKIKCVTLRPPNFSVPIDELKSIVSKNTRAILMNTPHNPTGKMFTREELNAIATLCIENDILVFSDEVYDKLAFEMDHISIASVPGMFERTVTLNSLGKTFSLTGWKIGWAIAPPHLTWGVRQAHAFLTFATSTPMQYAAATALRAPDSYYEELKRDYKAKKAILVEGLKSVGFTVYPSSGTYFVVVDHTPFGHENDIAFCEYLIKEVGVVAIPTSVFYLNAEDGKNLVRFTFCKEEETLRSAVERMKEKLKKK